The Luteolibacter arcticus genome includes a window with the following:
- a CDS encoding alpha/beta fold hydrolase: protein MAKFPPLDAALTDYRYPFEVHELPIKEQVHELKMAYMDVKPSAAPNGRAVLLLHGKNFSGAYWERTAKELAGRGFRVILPDQIGFGKSSKPTDIQYSFHMMAAHTKALLDHLDIAKASVVAHSMGGMVGTRFALMYPAATEKLVLVNPIGLEDWKRKVPYQNIDAATAAELKKAPSAVKEYMRTVYFDGQWKAEYDPLLAIQVGWMKGPDKERMARVTAITSDMVMTQPVLYEFPDVKVPTLLIIGERDRTAIGKNLVSKDVAATMGQYQELGKAAAATIPGARLVALLGVGHAPQAEAFDDYLRALVEFL, encoded by the coding sequence ATGGCGAAGTTCCCTCCGCTGGATGCCGCCCTAACAGATTACCGCTATCCCTTCGAGGTGCACGAGCTGCCCATCAAGGAGCAGGTCCACGAACTAAAGATGGCCTACATGGACGTGAAACCATCAGCGGCTCCGAATGGCCGCGCGGTCCTGCTGCTCCACGGCAAGAACTTCTCCGGCGCCTACTGGGAACGCACCGCGAAGGAACTCGCCGGCCGCGGCTTCCGGGTGATCCTCCCCGACCAGATCGGCTTCGGCAAATCCTCGAAGCCCACCGACATCCAGTACAGCTTCCACATGATGGCAGCGCATACCAAGGCGCTGCTCGATCACCTCGACATTGCCAAGGCCTCGGTGGTGGCCCACTCGATGGGCGGCATGGTCGGCACACGCTTCGCTCTCATGTATCCCGCGGCGACCGAGAAGCTCGTGCTGGTCAATCCGATCGGCCTCGAGGACTGGAAGCGCAAGGTCCCCTATCAGAACATCGATGCGGCCACCGCCGCCGAGCTGAAGAAGGCACCCTCCGCGGTGAAGGAATACATGCGCACCGTCTATTTCGATGGCCAATGGAAAGCCGAATACGATCCGCTGCTGGCCATTCAGGTCGGCTGGATGAAAGGCCCCGACAAGGAAAGGATGGCACGCGTGACCGCCATCACCTCCGACATGGTGATGACCCAGCCAGTGCTCTACGAGTTCCCCGATGTGAAGGTGCCCACGCTGCTCATCATCGGCGAACGCGACCGCACCGCCATCGGCAAGAACCTCGTGTCGAAGGATGTCGCCGCCACCATGGGGCAGTATCAAGAGCTGGGCAAAGCGGCCGCCGCCACGATTCCCGGAGCCCGCCTCGTGGCCTTGCTGGGAGTCGGTCATGCGCCCCAGGCCGAGGCCTTCGATGACTATCTGCGGGCTCTGGTCGAGTTCCTGTGA
- a CDS encoding DUF1570 domain-containing protein → MSCYSRLSPSASTPSVHKSWIASVLLLALAPAGFGQQESTNAAARVWTNTGGKKITAEYLGIRGADVALRLPGGKISFVPLAGLSTADNVFVKANRLDYHEKWQTWPANASQAMPGLMVAEETGAAGTFIYTTNNFRFHCDVNLGATLMKDLARTFELTLQLHAKSPFGVLAKPEKDRFEAKLFGTLADYRKAGGPGNTAGVYIPKQKVFLAPLELMGIQSGSAGYRKISDEYDVSTIVHELTHMLTHEMLDNLPLWVNEGYAEYIASIPIQAGVFKTDNERIREGVRDVFVMNHLRASTPSGKELPSWSKAERTDYLQGGKIPPLCKVAEVLQTTDEKWKASGPGKQGTAFGGQVHSRLPQLYRTSHLIIYYFIQIEGEKGVAKIRKFPEENRRNMDRYEQYIQDYEDYQKAMVAFMELPGVTKLPDGRFRYPSNLTPPKVPEGNPPDVNALKFGGLSALLDGESAEVVGSRIESALHRDLGIFLRFQ, encoded by the coding sequence ATGAGTTGTTATTCCCGATTGTCCCCTTCTGCTTCGACTCCAAGCGTTCACAAGTCGTGGATTGCCTCGGTCTTGCTGCTGGCCTTGGCCCCGGCGGGCTTTGGCCAACAGGAATCCACTAATGCCGCCGCCAGGGTCTGGACCAACACCGGCGGCAAGAAGATCACCGCCGAATACCTCGGCATTCGCGGGGCGGACGTGGCGCTGCGGCTTCCCGGGGGCAAGATCTCGTTCGTTCCCTTGGCCGGCCTCTCCACCGCGGACAATGTCTTCGTGAAGGCGAACCGGCTGGACTACCATGAGAAGTGGCAGACATGGCCCGCCAACGCCAGCCAGGCGATGCCGGGGCTGATGGTGGCGGAAGAAACCGGGGCTGCGGGAACCTTCATCTACACGACCAACAACTTCCGCTTCCATTGTGACGTCAATCTCGGCGCCACGCTCATGAAGGACCTGGCGCGGACCTTCGAGCTGACGCTCCAGCTTCACGCCAAGTCTCCCTTCGGCGTCCTCGCGAAGCCGGAGAAGGACCGCTTCGAGGCGAAGTTGTTCGGCACGCTCGCAGACTATCGAAAAGCCGGCGGCCCCGGCAATACGGCAGGCGTCTACATCCCCAAGCAAAAGGTCTTCCTCGCTCCCTTGGAACTCATGGGCATTCAGTCCGGCTCGGCGGGTTACCGCAAGATCTCGGACGAATACGATGTCTCGACCATCGTTCACGAGCTGACCCACATGCTCACCCATGAGATGCTCGATAACCTGCCGCTGTGGGTGAACGAGGGTTACGCCGAGTATATCGCTTCGATCCCGATCCAAGCAGGCGTCTTCAAGACAGACAACGAGAGGATACGCGAGGGTGTGCGCGATGTCTTCGTCATGAACCATCTCCGGGCTTCGACTCCCTCTGGCAAGGAGTTGCCGAGCTGGAGCAAGGCGGAGCGCACCGATTACCTGCAAGGCGGCAAGATTCCTCCTCTCTGCAAGGTGGCGGAAGTACTACAAACGACGGACGAGAAGTGGAAAGCCAGCGGCCCAGGGAAGCAGGGCACGGCGTTCGGCGGTCAGGTCCACAGCCGGCTGCCGCAGCTTTACCGGACGTCCCACCTGATCATCTACTACTTCATCCAGATCGAGGGGGAGAAGGGCGTGGCGAAGATCCGCAAGTTCCCTGAAGAGAACCGCCGCAACATGGACCGCTACGAACAATACATTCAGGACTACGAGGACTACCAGAAGGCCATGGTCGCCTTCATGGAGTTGCCAGGTGTCACCAAGCTTCCCGATGGGAGGTTCCGATATCCCTCCAATCTCACGCCGCCCAAGGTACCGGAAGGCAATCCGCCGGATGTGAATGCCCTGAAGTTCGGTGGCCTGAGCGCTTTGCTCGATGGCGAGTCGGCGGAGGTGGTGGGCTCGCGCATCGAATCGGCGCTGCACCGGGATCTGGGCATCTTTCTCCGCTTCCAGTAG
- a CDS encoding LysM peptidoglycan-binding domain-containing protein, with product MRFSIVRSWSRIAPLWLTCGALFAQSPIAPPKAGPPKIEPGLEEAVHWKWSVAPAATSAWGLPLPEELAPKSTVPGAGGATSTPSASEPRPTTYEVKKGDALVKIARRFFMTAEQLKQFNGLRDDRIVIGQVLKIPTPAEMLEMAPPPPPPPPKVEEKPKPKPKSKRNPARYQDEDRDGNPTGPVDVEPMTYEQLVLETVLIQVFLDREMFSPGAIDGKSGPTFQKVSQIYQETHPDAANPALLKAKALATVKQPYTSYVLRADDFKFIQPRKAGAIVGADGKPLPVVKKAPAKKGSNTTAKTVPVVPPLTYEQMAAADFLGYATVWEFVAERFHCDEGFLRELNSKLKDVPEVGTIFQVPNVVPFEIEKALDAPLQPAADPQTPVTAAVVNLARLEISRGAQLIAVLPIASARPGLTGRGSWTILNAIPQPRLTTTREPREAPKVPPAAAPPPGVIPADAPLTAPAQFLAPGPNNPIGIMWIHLAKANSTEPLAYGLHGTGIPARMRSQEGIGGFRLANWDIARAVRLLPTGTALQWKIAP from the coding sequence ATGCGTTTTTCGATCGTGCGTTCGTGGTCGCGCATCGCCCCCCTCTGGCTCACTTGCGGTGCTCTCTTCGCTCAATCTCCCATCGCTCCCCCGAAGGCCGGTCCGCCGAAGATCGAGCCGGGTCTGGAGGAAGCGGTGCATTGGAAATGGAGCGTCGCCCCGGCGGCGACCAGCGCGTGGGGCCTGCCGCTGCCGGAGGAGCTGGCACCGAAGTCCACCGTCCCCGGCGCGGGTGGGGCCACCTCCACACCCTCGGCCTCTGAGCCGCGGCCCACGACCTACGAGGTGAAGAAGGGCGACGCGCTCGTGAAGATCGCGCGGAGGTTCTTCATGACCGCGGAGCAGTTGAAGCAGTTCAACGGGTTGAGGGACGACCGCATCGTCATCGGTCAGGTGCTGAAGATTCCCACGCCGGCGGAAATGCTGGAGATGGCACCGCCGCCGCCTCCGCCCCCGCCGAAGGTGGAAGAAAAGCCGAAACCGAAGCCCAAATCGAAGCGCAACCCCGCGAGGTACCAGGATGAAGACCGCGACGGCAACCCCACCGGACCGGTGGACGTGGAGCCTATGACCTACGAGCAGCTCGTGCTGGAGACCGTGCTGATCCAAGTCTTTCTGGACCGCGAGATGTTTTCGCCAGGCGCGATCGATGGCAAGAGCGGCCCGACCTTCCAGAAAGTCAGCCAGATCTATCAGGAGACGCACCCCGATGCCGCGAACCCGGCGCTGCTCAAAGCGAAAGCGCTGGCCACGGTGAAGCAGCCGTACACGAGTTATGTGCTGCGCGCGGACGACTTCAAATTCATCCAGCCACGGAAAGCCGGGGCGATCGTGGGTGCCGATGGCAAGCCCCTGCCGGTCGTGAAGAAAGCTCCGGCCAAGAAGGGATCTAACACCACTGCCAAGACCGTCCCGGTCGTGCCGCCGCTCACCTACGAGCAGATGGCTGCCGCCGACTTTCTCGGCTACGCGACTGTATGGGAATTCGTCGCCGAGCGTTTCCACTGCGATGAGGGATTCCTGCGCGAGCTCAATTCCAAGCTCAAGGATGTGCCCGAGGTTGGGACCATCTTCCAGGTGCCGAACGTGGTGCCCTTTGAAATCGAGAAGGCGCTCGATGCGCCCCTGCAGCCCGCCGCCGATCCGCAGACACCGGTCACGGCCGCGGTGGTGAATTTGGCGCGGCTGGAAATCTCGCGTGGGGCACAGCTCATCGCCGTGCTGCCGATTGCCTCGGCCCGCCCGGGCCTAACAGGTCGTGGCTCGTGGACGATCCTCAATGCGATCCCGCAGCCGCGCCTGACCACCACCCGCGAACCGCGCGAGGCACCGAAGGTTCCACCGGCCGCAGCACCACCTCCCGGTGTGATACCCGCCGATGCGCCTCTAACAGCTCCTGCGCAGTTCCTCGCTCCCGGGCCTAACAATCCCATCGGCATCATGTGGATCCATCTCGCGAAGGCCAACAGCACCGAGCCACTGGCCTACGGCCTGCACGGCACCGGTATCCCCGCGCGGATGAGGTCGCAGGAAGGCATCGGCGGCTTCCGCCTCGCGAATTGGGACATCGCCCGCGCGGTGCGCCTGCTACCGACCGGCACGGCACTGCAGTGGAAGATCGCCCCGTGA
- a CDS encoding beta strand repeat-containing protein, translating to MKTQFSRLLGRSVEACACPMAAMIATLTFASTGESGAQVRKEDNFDTLDLATSWVDGVAVPGPGDIAQWDDRLAVANTSDLGITNSSWLGIKVLNPAGTVGITGTSPTTLTLGASGIDLSAATQNLTIGSPLVLGAAQTWKVASSRTLAITTPNASAISGTGPLAIHGPGTVRIGGLAASYGPITGGISVSGGSGLNNVSALPGGSALISASTLIYDLAAIVPSVGGSSGPSTFNTPALTVGGGTVHTIGGARISGSGQPAWVQSSSLSIAAGQTNFTHSRGSSARVINQFSSTIIRAVGGTVNFRDVLNGSSGANDPNGGGYRANNAAVVNGIVPFITFTFTSTNTSFFVPSATGNGTTVNGAAYAYAAANDTTPTSLGTSPNASVTTDVALAASTSINSLRFGSGSTKTITLDPAATLSITSGAILVTPNGSANQTITGGKLMGGNPGSTSGRDLIVHQHNNTSTFTISSEIVDVNELVEGNPTDVPTALTKSGAGKFAIGGSATYTGNTFVNAGSLLVNGTLTGSPSVIVARGGALGGTGSVTAPITVNAGSIAPGTGVGTLATGPVTFAADSSLAIELNTFAGTSDKLVVTGGVTTGGSRVNLTLADVGGDVTLANGTKFTLVDYTTTWSGSDLLTFGGNPVANLSTIVLGANAYIVDYADAAVDGTALTLTVTEAPELTPYLVWSDSYAPQIPNSANRVPTADPDQDGRTNLMEFALNGNPASNSDSGKMTVSAVDSNDAGSDNDLTLTLAVRDGAVAAAGPDGSITLTVGDIVYTIQGSQNLVDWNKAISEVTPASVLVPAASPGWTARTFQVTDSNGLPEGRFMRVGITP from the coding sequence ATGAAAACCCAATTCTCGCGTCTGTTGGGACGCTCGGTCGAAGCATGCGCCTGCCCGATGGCGGCGATGATCGCGACCCTCACCTTCGCCAGCACCGGGGAGTCCGGTGCGCAGGTCCGCAAGGAAGACAATTTCGACACGCTTGATCTGGCCACGAGCTGGGTCGACGGAGTTGCTGTCCCCGGCCCGGGCGATATCGCGCAGTGGGACGACCGGCTCGCCGTGGCCAACACCTCTGATCTCGGGATCACGAATTCGAGCTGGCTGGGGATCAAGGTGCTCAATCCCGCGGGAACCGTGGGGATCACCGGCACCAGTCCGACCACGCTGACCCTCGGTGCCTCGGGGATCGACCTGAGTGCCGCGACGCAGAATCTGACCATCGGCAGCCCGCTGGTGCTGGGAGCAGCCCAAACCTGGAAGGTGGCCTCGAGCAGGACCTTGGCCATTACCACGCCCAATGCCTCCGCCATCAGCGGCACTGGCCCCTTGGCTATCCATGGTCCGGGAACCGTGCGCATCGGAGGACTGGCAGCCAGCTATGGTCCCATCACCGGTGGTATCAGCGTCTCGGGGGGCAGTGGATTGAACAATGTGTCTGCGCTGCCGGGCGGATCCGCTCTCATTTCAGCTTCCACCTTGATCTACGACCTCGCGGCGATCGTGCCCAGTGTCGGCGGAAGCAGTGGCCCTTCCACCTTCAATACTCCCGCCCTCACCGTGGGTGGTGGGACGGTTCATACGATCGGGGGCGCACGGATATCCGGATCCGGACAGCCCGCTTGGGTCCAGTCGTCTTCATTGTCGATCGCAGCCGGCCAAACCAATTTCACCCACAGCCGGGGTTCAAGCGCCCGCGTCATCAATCAATTCAGCTCGACGATCATCCGGGCTGTCGGCGGAACGGTCAATTTCAGGGACGTTCTCAATGGCAGCAGCGGCGCTAACGACCCGAACGGCGGTGGCTACCGGGCCAACAACGCCGCTGTCGTCAATGGGATCGTGCCGTTCATTACCTTCACGTTCACAAGCACAAACACCTCGTTCTTCGTTCCCAGCGCAACGGGCAACGGAACTACCGTCAACGGAGCTGCCTATGCTTATGCCGCCGCTAACGATACCACGCCGACCTCGCTAGGAACTAGTCCCAACGCAAGTGTCACCACGGACGTGGCACTCGCGGCCTCCACCTCGATCAACAGCCTGCGGTTCGGCAGCGGTAGCACCAAAACGATCACTCTCGATCCCGCCGCCACGCTTTCGATCACATCGGGTGCCATCCTGGTGACTCCCAATGGCTCTGCAAACCAGACGATCACCGGCGGCAAACTAATGGGCGGGAATCCCGGCTCCACTTCCGGCAGAGACCTCATCGTCCACCAGCACAACAACACCTCGACCTTCACGATCTCCTCGGAAATCGTGGACGTCAACGAACTGGTGGAAGGCAACCCCACCGACGTCCCAACCGCCTTGACCAAGAGCGGCGCCGGGAAGTTCGCCATCGGCGGATCTGCCACCTACACCGGGAACACCTTCGTCAATGCCGGCTCGTTGCTGGTCAATGGCACACTGACGGGTTCGCCTTCGGTGATCGTTGCCCGCGGCGGCGCGCTCGGTGGTACCGGCAGCGTCACCGCGCCGATCACCGTCAATGCCGGCTCGATCGCTCCGGGCACCGGTGTGGGCACCCTTGCCACCGGCCCCGTGACCTTTGCCGCGGATTCCTCGCTGGCCATCGAACTCAATACCTTCGCCGGAACCTCCGACAAGCTGGTGGTCACCGGCGGCGTCACCACCGGCGGGAGCAGGGTCAACCTGACGCTCGCCGACGTGGGCGGCGATGTGACGCTGGCGAATGGCACCAAGTTCACGCTGGTGGACTACACCACGACTTGGTCCGGCAGCGACCTGCTGACCTTCGGAGGCAATCCCGTCGCGAACCTGTCCACCATCGTTCTCGGAGCGAACGCCTACATCGTGGACTACGCCGACGCTGCGGTGGATGGCACGGCCCTGACCCTCACCGTCACCGAGGCCCCGGAACTCACGCCCTATCTCGTGTGGTCGGACAGCTATGCGCCCCAGATTCCCAATTCGGCGAACCGTGTGCCCACCGCCGATCCGGATCAGGACGGCCGCACTAACCTCATGGAATTCGCGCTCAACGGCAACCCGGCCAGCAACTCGGATTCCGGCAAGATGACCGTTTCGGCCGTGGATTCGAACGATGCAGGCAGCGACAACGACCTCACCCTGACCTTGGCCGTGCGCGACGGCGCGGTGGCGGCAGCCGGCCCCGACGGCAGCATCACGCTGACCGTGGGCGACATCGTCTATACCATCCAGGGCAGCCAGAACCTGGTGGACTGGAACAAGGCCATCAGCGAAGTCACCCCGGCCTCCGTGCTTGTCCCGGCAGCCAGCCCCGGCTGGACCGCCCGCACCTTCCAGGTCACCGACTCGAACGGTCTGCCGGAGGGCCGTTTCATGCGGGTGGGCATCACGCCTTGA
- a CDS encoding SpoIIE family protein phosphatase gives METGELQFRKSIGDFSRAIEQGRAAVYRRNFESRTYEYIGRYIKELTGYDQTELTPELWDSLILHTEQKGELQHLELAEANRLVRSGQVERWQADVQIRTRSGETRWVTDMSTVLRDAEGTCFGCLGVLQDITERKAGEQRLARLSEELRRRNAQMEADLAMAREVQQALIRSMPREFPRGAAPGTPRLHFSKRYLPAEMLAGDFMEILPIGGHEVGVFIGDVMGHGVRAALLTTFLRGLMEELVPVVSDPGRLLTKMNRSFHSVFGQGDDLIFATAIYLVIDVKTGVTRFANAGHTKLLHLRPGAGDAGSRLSMPGRGSQPALGIVEDFQFTSAELSLGEGESLLLYTDGVLEAGDADEQQYGRQRMLGYLQQHLQAGPDQLLDGLIDDVRCFTHSEAFEDDVCLLAITRS, from the coding sequence ATGGAGACTGGGGAACTCCAATTCCGCAAGAGCATCGGGGATTTCAGTCGCGCCATCGAGCAGGGGCGGGCGGCGGTGTATCGTCGCAACTTCGAATCCCGTACCTACGAGTACATCGGCCGCTACATCAAGGAACTCACCGGCTACGACCAGACGGAGCTGACGCCGGAGCTGTGGGATTCGCTGATCCTGCACACCGAGCAAAAGGGCGAGCTACAGCACCTGGAGCTGGCGGAGGCCAACCGGCTGGTGCGCTCCGGGCAGGTGGAGCGTTGGCAGGCCGATGTGCAGATCCGGACGCGCTCGGGCGAGACCCGCTGGGTGACGGACATGTCCACGGTGCTCCGCGACGCGGAGGGGACGTGCTTCGGCTGCCTCGGGGTCTTGCAAGACATCACCGAGCGCAAAGCGGGCGAGCAGCGGCTCGCCAGGCTGAGCGAGGAACTTCGTCGACGGAACGCCCAGATGGAAGCCGATCTGGCGATGGCGCGGGAAGTCCAGCAGGCGCTGATCCGCAGCATGCCGCGGGAATTTCCCCGCGGTGCGGCACCCGGCACTCCGCGGCTTCATTTCTCGAAGCGCTACTTGCCCGCGGAGATGCTGGCGGGCGACTTCATGGAGATCCTGCCGATCGGTGGCCATGAGGTGGGCGTCTTCATCGGCGACGTGATGGGCCATGGCGTGAGGGCCGCCTTGCTGACTACTTTCCTGCGCGGATTGATGGAGGAGCTGGTGCCCGTCGTCAGTGATCCCGGCCGGCTCCTCACGAAGATGAACCGGAGCTTTCACTCGGTCTTTGGCCAGGGGGACGATCTGATTTTCGCGACGGCGATCTACCTGGTGATCGATGTGAAGACCGGGGTCACCCGCTTTGCCAATGCCGGGCACACTAAGCTGCTCCACTTGCGCCCGGGTGCCGGTGACGCCGGTAGCCGCCTGAGCATGCCGGGCAGAGGCTCTCAACCCGCGCTCGGGATCGTGGAGGATTTCCAGTTCACGTCCGCCGAGCTGTCGCTGGGTGAAGGCGAATCGCTCCTGCTCTACACTGACGGAGTGCTGGAGGCGGGCGACGCCGATGAGCAGCAGTATGGCCGGCAGCGGATGCTCGGCTACCTGCAGCAGCATCTCCAGGCAGGACCCGATCAGCTCCTGGACGGCCTGATCGACGATGTCCGCTGCTTCACCCACTCGGAGGCCTTCGAAGACGACGTGTGTCTGCTGGCCATCACCCGGTCGTAG
- a CDS encoding glycerophosphodiester phosphodiesterase, which translates to MKRLLLSALSIAALLAPSADAEPKKPFHFAHRGGAFEFEENTLFAFRSSYEKGIRGFETDIRMTKDGKLVILHDDSLDRTHHGKGPVEALDSESAKGITTLKQNEPLLFLDTLLDFLADKPGLYVEFEMKTGNKTLYSDDRIDEYVREVHKHVMARRPERSTWVFTSFDPRPLKAIRQIDPQAEIMFIKGGPLDEALMTAASEIGARRIACKMEGTTRLAVKAAQKQGFTVTGWPGHNISDYFLGLGLGVDAICSDVPVMIQEYIDSQGK; encoded by the coding sequence ATGAAACGTCTGCTGCTGTCCGCTCTGTCCATCGCCGCGCTACTTGCGCCATCCGCCGATGCGGAGCCGAAGAAGCCCTTCCACTTCGCCCACCGGGGTGGTGCATTCGAGTTCGAGGAGAACACGTTGTTCGCCTTCCGCAGCAGCTACGAAAAAGGGATTCGCGGCTTCGAGACGGACATCCGCATGACCAAGGACGGCAAGCTGGTGATCCTCCATGACGACTCACTCGACCGCACGCACCATGGCAAGGGACCGGTCGAGGCGCTCGATTCCGAATCCGCCAAGGGCATCACCACCCTCAAGCAGAATGAGCCGCTGCTGTTCCTCGACACGCTGCTCGATTTCCTCGCGGACAAGCCGGGCCTCTACGTCGAGTTCGAGATGAAGACGGGCAACAAGACGCTCTACTCGGACGACCGGATCGACGAGTATGTCCGCGAGGTCCACAAGCACGTCATGGCGCGGCGCCCGGAGAGATCGACGTGGGTCTTCACTTCCTTCGACCCGCGGCCGCTGAAGGCGATCCGGCAGATCGATCCGCAGGCGGAGATCATGTTCATCAAGGGCGGCCCGCTGGACGAGGCGTTGATGACGGCCGCGAGTGAGATCGGCGCGCGGCGGATCGCCTGCAAGATGGAAGGGACGACCCGTCTCGCGGTGAAAGCCGCGCAGAAGCAGGGCTTCACCGTCACCGGTTGGCCGGGCCACAATATCAGTGACTACTTCCTCGGCCTGGGGCTCGGGGTCGACGCGATCTGCAGCGATGTTCCGGTGATGATCCAGGAGTACATCGACTCCCAAGGGAAGTGA
- a CDS encoding cupin domain-containing protein — MNPLVIPSEGTNLNILGIPMVVRLRGSDTGGIVGVAESHDVTGSGPPPHIHHREDETFQVLEGEYEWTVGDKTFIAGKGTTIFAPRGIPHGYRYLGTEPGRLMCTITPAGFEGFFEEVGALSAEEQQDLPRVMAIAASYGLEFLPPPGA, encoded by the coding sequence ATGAACCCACTGGTCATTCCTTCCGAAGGCACGAATTTGAACATCCTCGGGATCCCGATGGTGGTCCGGCTGCGCGGCAGCGACACCGGCGGCATCGTCGGCGTGGCCGAATCGCATGATGTGACCGGCAGCGGCCCGCCGCCCCACATTCACCATCGCGAGGACGAGACCTTCCAAGTGCTGGAGGGGGAATACGAGTGGACCGTCGGCGACAAGACCTTCATCGCGGGCAAGGGCACCACGATCTTCGCGCCGCGCGGTATCCCCCACGGTTACCGCTACCTCGGCACCGAGCCGGGCCGGCTGATGTGCACCATCACTCCCGCGGGCTTCGAGGGATTCTTCGAGGAAGTCGGGGCGCTGAGTGCGGAGGAGCAACAGGATCTCCCGCGGGTCATGGCCATCGCCGCCAGCTACGGTCTGGAGTTTCTCCCACCGCCCGGGGCGTGA
- a CDS encoding MFS transporter — protein MDSAPRVSERTLLLLLACVQFTHIMDFMVMMPLGPQLMRELDLSTTSFGHIISVFALAAGVVGLAMAPFADRFDRRKLLLICYAGFALGTLACGLATTPGMLMAARALCGAFGGVSGATIMTIVADVVPAERRARGMGIIMTAFSAAAALGVPLGLKLAQWWKWEAPFLVIAAIAAGVWVLLFRVLPPVRSHLDIAGVDPRKDFLTLLKDRNAWTGIALMMICVMGHFMIIPYLSPYLVGNVGLPEEHLFLIYLVGGVVTIFTGPYVGKLADRHGRFRVFVVLVTCACAIIGHMATSGPLPLWHTLLNAALFFTFASGRFIPAQATISLAVPASQRGAYMSLISCSRDLASGATAAIGGMIVTRAPGGSMLHFDRLGFLAIALGLGSLWIFRQVKVAE, from the coding sequence ATGGATTCCGCGCCCCGCGTCTCCGAGCGCACCCTGCTCCTGCTGCTCGCCTGCGTGCAGTTCACCCACATCATGGATTTCATGGTGATGATGCCGCTGGGCCCCCAGCTCATGCGCGAGCTGGACCTGAGCACGACTTCATTCGGCCACATCATTTCGGTCTTCGCCCTTGCCGCCGGAGTGGTCGGGCTGGCCATGGCACCCTTCGCCGACCGCTTTGATCGCCGGAAGCTGCTGCTGATCTGCTATGCGGGCTTTGCCCTCGGCACGCTGGCTTGCGGGCTTGCGACGACGCCGGGCATGCTGATGGCGGCACGGGCCTTGTGCGGGGCATTCGGTGGCGTCAGCGGAGCCACGATCATGACCATCGTCGCCGATGTGGTGCCTGCGGAACGCCGCGCCCGCGGCATGGGCATCATCATGACGGCCTTCTCCGCGGCCGCGGCGCTCGGCGTGCCGCTGGGGCTGAAGCTCGCCCAGTGGTGGAAGTGGGAAGCGCCGTTCCTGGTGATCGCCGCCATCGCCGCCGGCGTGTGGGTCTTGCTGTTTCGCGTCTTGCCGCCGGTGCGCAGCCATCTGGACATCGCGGGCGTGGATCCCCGCAAGGACTTCCTGACCCTGCTGAAGGATCGCAACGCATGGACCGGCATCGCGCTGATGATGATCTGCGTGATGGGTCACTTCATGATCATCCCCTACCTCTCGCCTTACTTGGTCGGAAACGTGGGGCTGCCGGAGGAGCACCTGTTCCTCATCTATCTCGTCGGCGGCGTGGTGACGATCTTCACCGGTCCTTATGTGGGAAAGCTCGCCGACCGGCACGGACGCTTCCGGGTCTTCGTGGTGCTGGTGACGTGCGCCTGCGCGATCATCGGGCACATGGCCACCTCCGGGCCGCTGCCGCTATGGCACACGCTGCTGAATGCGGCGCTATTCTTCACCTTCGCCAGCGGTCGCTTCATTCCCGCGCAGGCCACCATCTCACTGGCCGTGCCCGCGTCGCAGCGGGGTGCCTACATGAGCCTGATCTCTTGCTCGCGCGACCTCGCCTCGGGCGCGACCGCGGCCATCGGCGGGATGATTGTCACCCGTGCCCCGGGCGGGTCGATGCTCCACTTCGATCGCCTCGGCTTCCTCGCCATCGCCCTCGGCCTCGGCAGCCTCTGGATCTTCCGCCAGGTCAAGGTAGCGGAGTGA